A genomic stretch from Neomonachus schauinslandi chromosome 16, ASM220157v2, whole genome shotgun sequence includes:
- the TSKS gene encoding testis-specific serine kinase substrate, producing MASVVVKTIWQSKEIHEAGDPPAGVESRSQLVPEAPGGVTTPAKGITKKKKAVSFHGVEPRMSHEPMHWCLNLKRSSACTNVSLLNLAAMEPTDSSGTDSTMEDSGLLALPVPPASPTPPWASDDPDITEILSGVNNGLVRAKDSITSLKEKTTKVNQHVQTLQSECSVLSENLERRRQEAEELEGYCSQLKENCRKVTWSVQDAEIKTNVLKQNSALLEEKLRYLQRQLQDETPRRQEAELQELEQKLAAGLSRHGLGPTNQSPGCSGPPGSPDEPPRPRSMAPGGWGMGPRAGEGPIISEQEIQKVSVGLEELRREVSSLTARWHQEEGAVQEALRLLGGLGGRLDGFLGQWERAQREQAQAARGLQELRGRADELCTMVERSAVSVASLRSDLEGLGPVKPILEELGRQFQSSRRGSDLSMNLDRPPQGSCARYASQGSQLSTESLQQLLERALTPLVDEVKQRGLAPACPSCQRLHKKILELERQALAKHVRAEALSSTLRLAQDEALRAKNLLLTDKMKPEEKVATLDYLHLKMCSLHDQLSNLPLEGSTGTMGGGSSGGTPPKCGGPTPEQ from the exons ATGGCGAGCGTGGTGGTGAAGACAATCTGGCAGTCCAAAGAGATCCATGAGGCTGGGGACCCCCCTGCAGGGGTCGAGAGCCGCTCCCAGCTGGTCCCCGAGGCTCCTGGGGGGGTGACCACCCCGGCCAAGGGGATCACGAAGAAAAAGAAGGCCGTGTCGTTCCACGG GGTGGAGCCTCGGATGTCCCACGAGCCAATGCACTGGTGCCTGAACCTCAAACGGTCCTCAGCCTGCACCAATGTGTCACTGCTCAACCTGGCTGCCATGGAGCCCACGGACTCCTCAGGGACAGACTCAACTATGGAAGACAGTGGCCTGCTTGCCCTGCCGgtgccccctgcctcccccaccccaccctgggctTCAGATGACCCAGACATCACGGAAATACTG AGTGGGGTCAACAATGGATTGGTCCGTGCCAAAGACTCCATCACCAGCTTGAAGGAAAAGACCACCAAGGTTAACCAGCACGTGCAGACACTGCAG AGTGAGTGTTCTGTGCTGAGTGAGAATCTAGAAAGAAGGCGACAAGAAGCGGAAGAACTAGAAGGGTACTGTAGTCAACTCAAG GAGAACTGCCGGAAGGTGACCTGGTCGGTGCAAGATGCTGAAATAAAAACCAACGTCCTGAAGCAGAACTCTGCCCTGCTGGAG gaGAAGCTGCGTTACCTCCAGCGGCAACTGCAGGATGAGACCCCGCGGAGGCAGGAGGCCGAGCTGCAAGAGCTGGAGCAGAAGCTGGCCGCTGGCCTCTCTCGGCATGGCCTGGGCCCCACCAACCAGTCCCCTGGCTGCTCTGGCCCTCCAGGGAGCCCCGACGAACCCCCACGACCGCGCAGCATGGCCCCAGGCGGCTGGGGTATGGGGCCCCGGGCAGGGGAGGGCCCCATCATAAGCGAGCAGGAGATACAGAAGGTCTCCGTTGGCCTTGAGGAGCTGAG GAGGGAGGTGTCCTCGCTGACTGCCCGCTGGCATCAGGAGGAGGGAGCGGTGCAGGAGGCCCTGCGGCTGCTCGGGGGCCTGGGCGGCAGGCTCGACGGCTTCCTGGGCCAGTGGGAGCGGGCGCAGCGTGAGCAGGCGCAGGCCGCGCGGGGCCTGCAGGAGCTGCGGGGCCGGGCGGACGAGCTGTGCACCAT GGTGGAACGATCAGCAGTGTCTGTGGCTTCACTGAGGAGCGACCTGGAGGGACTGGGCCCAGTGAAACCTATTCTGGAGGAGCTGGGGCGGCAATTTCAGAGCTCTCGAAGAGGGTCTGACCTCTCCATGAACCTGGATCGGCCGCCCCAAGGCTCCTGTGCCCGCTATGCCAG CCAGGGGTCACAGCTGTCCACAGAGTCCCTGCAGCAGCTGCTGGAGCGCGCACTGACCCCACTAGTGGACGAGGTGAAGCAGAGGGGCCTGGCTCCCGCCTGCCCCAGCTGCCAGAGGCTACACAAGAAGATTCTG GAGCTGGAGCGCCAGGCCTTGGCCAAACACGTCAGGGCAGAGGCCCTGAGCTCCACCCTTCGGCTGGCCCAAGACGAAGCCTTGCGGGCCAAGAACCTGCTGCTGACGGACAAGATGAAGCCGGA ggagaaggtggccactCTGGACTATCTACACTTGAAGATGTGCTCCCTCCACGATCAACTCAGCAACCTGCCACTTGAGGGGTCCACGGGGACAATGGGGGGAGGAAGTAGTGGGGGGACTCCCCCCAAATGTGGGGGCCCAACCCCTGAACAATAA